A region from the Cannabis sativa cultivar Pink pepper isolate KNU-18-1 chromosome 9, ASM2916894v1, whole genome shotgun sequence genome encodes:
- the LOC115723461 gene encoding ubiquitin-like-specific protease ESD4, protein MGALTSNRKRGDEYSSLNHGHPSLNSPNFQIAKRPRFSSMQSSQDNAAPVLSSKSAIARVSRYPEAKPPLPRVHAPCRTLKFGSLSSRGNEYGNTLFDRLYEKCYRIKNFALETFRYLPKEKEVVELDRDVEEDSSIEEIELIEDDDDDDDVKIVEPNVIIVEELETKAPGSGFQTTPSKVSNFSDTPSKVEDAGLALDSLSLHSDSDYVPLYKKLLEEYEQTSKLSRLSLDIELAEKSRSRYQAQRSTRKTQAVEKVPNEPFIPLTKEEEAEIARAFSSSNRRKVLVVHENSNLQITGQILLCLRPGAWLNDEVINLYMELLKEREKRDPKKYLKCHFFNTFFYKKLISGNGYDYKSVRRWTTQRKLGYSIADCDKIFVPVHKEIHWCLAVINKKEEKFQYLDSLKGKDTRVMKVLAKYYVDEVKDKSGKDINVSSWKQEFVEDLPEQQNGYDCGMFMIKYADFYSRGLGLRFNQEHMPYFRLRTVKEILRLRAE, encoded by the exons ATGGGTGCCCTAACCAGCAACCGTAAACGCGGAGATGAGTATTCAAGCTTGAACCACGGACACCCATCTCTGAATTCGCCCAATTTTCAAATTGCAAAGAGACCTAGATTCTCATCCATGCAGTCGAGCCAGGATAACGCAGCACCTGTGTTGTCATCCAAAAGTGCGATCGCTAGGGTCTCTAGGTACCCCGAAGCCAAGCCTCCATTGCCTAGAGTTCATGCCCCTTGTAGAACACTCAAGTTCGGTTCCCTTTCGAGTCGAGGAAATGAGTACGGTAATACTCTTTTCGATCGTTTGTATGAAAAATGTTATAGGATTAAGAACTTTGCATTGGAGACGTTTCGTTATTTACCCAAGGAAAAGGAAGTTGTTGAGTTAGATAGAGATGTTGAAGAAGATTCGAGTATAGAAGAAATTGAGCTTatagaagatgatgatgatgatgatgacgtCAAAATAGTAGAACCCAATGTGATCATTGTTGAAGAATTGGAAACAAAAGCCCCGGGAAGTGGTTTTCAGACAACTCCTTCGAAAGTTTCAAACTTTTCAGACACCCCTTCGAAGGTAGAGGATGCGGGGCTGGCTTTGGATTCATTGTCTCTTCATTCTGATTCTGATTACGTTCCACTATACAAGAAATTACTCGAGGAATATGAGCAGACTTCCAAATTGTCACGGTTAAGTTTGGATATTGAATTGGCTGAGAAGAGCCGGTCTAGATATCAAGCTCAGCGTTCTACAAGGAAAACACAAGCAGTTGAG AAAGTCCCGAATGAACCATTTATTCCTCTTACAAAGGAGGAAGAAGCTGAGATTGCTCGAGCGTTTTCTTCTTCTAATCG GAGGAAGGTATTGGTTGTTCATGAGAACTCGAATTTACAGATTACAGGTCAAATCTTGTTGTGCCTTAGACCAGGTGCCTGGTTGAATGATGAG GTTATTAATCTCTACATGGAGTTGCTGAAGGAGCGGGAGAAAAGAGATCCAAAGaagtatttgaaatgccatttCTTTAATACCTTTTTCTACAAGAAG TTAATAAGTGGGAACGGTTATGATTATAAATCGGTCAGAAGATGGACAACCCAAAGGAAGCTGGGATACAGCATTGCTGACTGTGATAAA ATTTTTGTCCCTGTACACAAAGAGATACATTGGTGCTTAGCAGTTATCAATAAGAAAGAAGAGAAATTCCAGTACCTTGATTCCCTGAAAGGAAAGGATACCCGGGTGATGAAAGTACTG GCCAAATACTATGTTGATGAAGTGAAGGATAAGAGTGGAAAAGATATTAATGTTAGTTCTTGGAAACAAgaatttgttgaagaccttcCTGAGCAACAGAACGG GTATGATTGTGGTATGTTTATGATCAAATATGCAGACTTTTATAGCAGAGGTTTGGGGCTCCGTTTCAACCAG GAACACATGCCTTATTTTCGATTGAGGACAGTGAAGGAGATTTTAAGATTGAGAGCTGAGTAA
- the LOC115723459 gene encoding uncharacterized protein LOC115723459 isoform X2, producing MEDQYPKTNRSYGPHMKMTIPPSQHSDNDRSSAELRALDCNLTSLCDHIQIEGFNSGAFSDVIVNAMGSTYHLHRLILSRSPYFRNMLHGPWKEANAPVVNLHVDDKNVNGEAIATALAYLYGHHPKLNDNNAFRVLAAASFLDLQDLCAICTDFIISELWTSNFLAYQVFAESQDYGIHGERVRNACWGYLCQSGAMELKEVLPRLSAQTLHALLTSNELWVPSEEKRFELALFTYLTKCAHAKQENSEQESNSEAGMDSHSDSSSTKEKNLTDCFTDKSLESELGNVSLKDGMEGHNTSQSLLVELADCVADFQVGASNSRKQVREIAYPQSKLESGYPCNAKGSSSSNSFSDRNAIQTSCSYAEMQVSVGASGLGATREGPSDEGSCFHLNNNGWLSRDDYSSNCTSMNTSSSDLMPNDWGRCGMPSVSWGGRTVGRRQLKDHANGNIGVHGEMYDSFINVFEGGSLLYCNMSFEALLNVRKRLEELGFPCKAVNDGLWLQMLFSHRVQEIGADTCKSCCFVSMACVCRQPFGFNHGVATSGYYMQEHDQNNSPSNVGNVYVAESAPSEGNGLFRPVRVHVRGPIDGLAGIGRGTTFVPATAWPPTRFVFSRVPFGMGNRNCPQSLANDDSETRNDHNVDISGDGLTALVGLSQGGSNSANINGEQIERGYEMDLQNRMSGSSMTGPSSSSGIPVQMVQSSEHAIGAEWENSNSSSISLDMKTPLTHFPPFRFGVQFEDVHRLSDGQVKHSPEVFYAGSFWKVSVQAFNDEDPQGRRTLGLFLHRRKAENTDSFRKMYVDSREKVTARYQLICPSKREVMFFGSFKQAGTLLPKAPKGWGWRTALLFDELSDLLQNGVLRIAAVVQLV from the exons ATGGAAGACCAATATCCCAAGACCAATCGCTCGTACGGACCGCATATGAAAATGACGATTCCGCCCTCGCAGCACTCCGACAACGACCGGAGCAGCGCCGAGCTTCGTGCCCTGGATTGTAATCTCACCTCACTCTGCGACCACATCCAAATCGAAGGCTTCAATTCCGGCGCCTTCTCCGATGTCATCGTTAATGCCATGGGTTCCACCTACCATCTTCACCGTCTCATTCTCTCTCGCAGCCCTTATTTCAG GAACATGCTTCATGGTCCTTGGAAAGAAGCCAATGCTCCTGTTGTAAACTTACATGTAGATGATAAAAATGTTAATGGAGAGGCAATTGCAACAGCTTTGGCATATTTGTATGGACACCACCCTAAGCTTAATGACAATAATGCATTTCGTGTTCTTGCTGCTGCTTCTTTTCTTGACCTTCAG GATTTATGTGCAATATGCACGGATTTCATTATCTCTGAGTTGTGGACTTCAAACTTCTTAGCCTACCAG GTGTTTGCAGAGAGTCAAGATTACGGTATACATGGAGAACGTGTGCGGAATGCTTGCTGGGGATATCTTTGTCAAAGTGGTGCCATGGAATTGAAAGAG GTGCTTCCAAGACTATCTGCTCAAACCTTGCATGCTTTATTAACATCGAATGAACTGTGGGTGCCTAGTGAAGAGAAAAG GTTTGAATTGGCACTATTCACATATCTCACAAAATGTGCTCATGCGAAACAAGAAAATTCTGAGCAGGAAAGTAACTCTGAGGCAGGAATGGATTCTCATTCTGATTCTTCCAGTACAAAGGAAAAGAATTTGACAGATTGTTTCACTGACAAAAGTTTGGAATCTGAACTAGGAAATGTGTCCCTGAAAGATGGTATGGAGGGCCATAATACATCTCAAAGCCTTCTCGTCGAACTTGCTGACTGTGTAGCTGACTTCCAGGTGGGAGCTTCCAATTCTAGGAAACAGGTCAGGGAAATCGCATATCCTCAGTCAAAGCTGGAGTCAGGGTACCCTTGCAACGCAAAGGGGTCTTCTTCGAGCAACTCATTTTCAGATAGAAATGCAATACAAACCTCATGCTCATATGCTGAAATGCAAGTTAGTGTGGGAGCAAGTGGATTGGGGGCCACTAGGGAAGGTCCATCTGATGAAGGATCATGCTTTCATTTGAATAACAATGGGTGGCTTTCCAGGGATGACTACTCGAGTAACTGCACATCAATGAACACTTCCTCTAGTGATTTAATGCCAAATGACTGGGGAAGATGTGGCATGCCTTCTGTTTCTTGGGGTGGCAGAACTGTTGGCAGAAGACAGCTTAAAGATCATGCTAACGGGAACATTGGGGTTCATGGAGAAATGTACGACTCCTTCATCAATGTATTCGAAGGGGGATCCCTCTTATATTGCAACATGTCTTTTGAGGCACTTTTGAATGTGAGGAAGCGGCTTGAAGAATTGGGATTCCCTTGCAAAGCTGTAAATGATGGTCTTTGGCTGCAG ATGCTTTTTAGTCACCGAGTTCAAGAAATTGGTGCTGATACTTGCAAAAGTTGCTGCTTTGTGAGTATGGCATGCGTCTGCAGACAACCATTTGGATTCAACCATGGGGTTGCAACGTCTGGCTATTACATGCAAGAGCATGATCAGAATAACTCTCCAAGCAACGTGGGAAATGTATATGTTGCTGAGTCTGCCCCTAGCGAGGGGAATGGCCTATTTAGGCCTGTACGGGTACATGTTAGGGGGCCTATTGATGGGCTTGCAGGTATTGGACGTGGAACTACTTTTGTGCCCGCAACTGCTTGGCCTCCAACACGCTTTGTCTTCTCCCGTGTGCCATTTGGCATGGGAAACAGAAATTGCCCGCAGTCTCTTGCTAATGATGATTCAGAGACTAGAAATGATCACAATGTAGACATTTCTGGTGATGgcttaacagctttggttgggTTAAGTCAAGGAGGAAGCAACTCGGCTAATATCAACGGAGAGCAAATAGAGAGAGGTTATGAGATGGATTTGCAAAACAGAATGTCTGGAAGTTCCATGACGGGGCCATCCAGTTCTAGTGGTATTCCTGTGCAGATGGTGCAGTCATCAGAGCATGCAATTGGAGCTGAGTGGGAAAATTCTAATAGCTCCTCAATATCACTGGATATGAAAACTCCCTTAACTCACTTCCCTCCTTTCCGGTTTGG GGTTCAATTTGAGGATGTTCATAGGCTAAGTGATGGACAAGTCAAACACTCCCCTGAAGTATTTTATGCTGGTTCTTTTTGGAAG GTAAGCGTTCAGGCCTTTAATGATGAAGATCCTCAAGGGCGCCGAACGCTTG GATTATTTCTTCACCGAAGGAAGGCAGAAAATACAGATTCTTTTAGAAAG ATGTATGTTGACTCTCGTGAAAAGGTCACTGCTCGTTATCAG TTAATTTGTCCGTCGAAGAGAGAAGTTATGTTTTTCGGAAGTTTCAAGCAAGCAGGAACTCTTCTACCCAAAGCTCCCAAGGGATGGGGCTGGAGAACAGCGCTGCTGTTCGACGAGCTGTCTGATCTTCTCCAAAATGGGGTCCTAAGAATAGCTGCTGTTGTGCAGCTTGTGTGA
- the LOC115723459 gene encoding uncharacterized protein LOC115723459 isoform X1, producing the protein MEDQYPKTNRSYGPHMKMTIPPSQHSDNDRSSAELRALDCNLTSLCDHIQIEGFNSGAFSDVIVNAMGSTYHLHRLILSRSPYFRNMLHGPWKEANAPVVNLHVDDKNVNGEAIATALAYLYGHHPKLNDNNAFRVLAAASFLDLQDLCAICTDFIISELWTSNFLAYQVFAESQDYGIHGERVRNACWGYLCQSGAMELKEVLPRLSAQTLHALLTSNELWVPSEEKRFELALFTYLTKCAHAKQENSEQESNSEAGMDSHSDSSSTKEKNLTDCFTDKSLESELGNVSLKDGMEGHNTSQSLLVELADCVADFQVGASNSRKQVREIAYPQSKLESGYPCNAKGSSSSNSFSDRNAIQTSCSYAEMQVSVGASGLGATREGPSDEGSCFHLNNNGWLSRDDYSSNCTSMNTSSSDLMPNDWGRCGMPSVSWGGRTVGRRQLKDHANGNIGVHGEMYDSFINVFEGGSLLYCNMSFEALLNVRKRLEELGFPCKAVNDGLWLQMLFSHRVQEIGADTCKSCCFVSMACVCRQPFGFNHGVATSGYYMQEHDQNNSPSNVGNVYVAESAPSEGNGLFRPVRVHVRGPIDGLAGIGRGTTFVPATAWPPTRFVFSRVPFGMGNRNCPQSLANDDSETRNDHNVDISGDGLTALVGLSQGGSNSANINGEQIERGYEMDLQNRMSGSSMTGPSSSSGIPVQMVQSSEHAIGAEWENSNSSSISLDMKTPLTHFPPFRFGVQFEDVHRLSDGQVKHSPEVFYAGSFWKVSVQAFNDEDPQGRRTLGLFLHRRKAENTDSFRKFQMYVDSREKVTARYQLICPSKREVMFFGSFKQAGTLLPKAPKGWGWRTALLFDELSDLLQNGVLRIAAVVQLV; encoded by the exons ATGGAAGACCAATATCCCAAGACCAATCGCTCGTACGGACCGCATATGAAAATGACGATTCCGCCCTCGCAGCACTCCGACAACGACCGGAGCAGCGCCGAGCTTCGTGCCCTGGATTGTAATCTCACCTCACTCTGCGACCACATCCAAATCGAAGGCTTCAATTCCGGCGCCTTCTCCGATGTCATCGTTAATGCCATGGGTTCCACCTACCATCTTCACCGTCTCATTCTCTCTCGCAGCCCTTATTTCAG GAACATGCTTCATGGTCCTTGGAAAGAAGCCAATGCTCCTGTTGTAAACTTACATGTAGATGATAAAAATGTTAATGGAGAGGCAATTGCAACAGCTTTGGCATATTTGTATGGACACCACCCTAAGCTTAATGACAATAATGCATTTCGTGTTCTTGCTGCTGCTTCTTTTCTTGACCTTCAG GATTTATGTGCAATATGCACGGATTTCATTATCTCTGAGTTGTGGACTTCAAACTTCTTAGCCTACCAG GTGTTTGCAGAGAGTCAAGATTACGGTATACATGGAGAACGTGTGCGGAATGCTTGCTGGGGATATCTTTGTCAAAGTGGTGCCATGGAATTGAAAGAG GTGCTTCCAAGACTATCTGCTCAAACCTTGCATGCTTTATTAACATCGAATGAACTGTGGGTGCCTAGTGAAGAGAAAAG GTTTGAATTGGCACTATTCACATATCTCACAAAATGTGCTCATGCGAAACAAGAAAATTCTGAGCAGGAAAGTAACTCTGAGGCAGGAATGGATTCTCATTCTGATTCTTCCAGTACAAAGGAAAAGAATTTGACAGATTGTTTCACTGACAAAAGTTTGGAATCTGAACTAGGAAATGTGTCCCTGAAAGATGGTATGGAGGGCCATAATACATCTCAAAGCCTTCTCGTCGAACTTGCTGACTGTGTAGCTGACTTCCAGGTGGGAGCTTCCAATTCTAGGAAACAGGTCAGGGAAATCGCATATCCTCAGTCAAAGCTGGAGTCAGGGTACCCTTGCAACGCAAAGGGGTCTTCTTCGAGCAACTCATTTTCAGATAGAAATGCAATACAAACCTCATGCTCATATGCTGAAATGCAAGTTAGTGTGGGAGCAAGTGGATTGGGGGCCACTAGGGAAGGTCCATCTGATGAAGGATCATGCTTTCATTTGAATAACAATGGGTGGCTTTCCAGGGATGACTACTCGAGTAACTGCACATCAATGAACACTTCCTCTAGTGATTTAATGCCAAATGACTGGGGAAGATGTGGCATGCCTTCTGTTTCTTGGGGTGGCAGAACTGTTGGCAGAAGACAGCTTAAAGATCATGCTAACGGGAACATTGGGGTTCATGGAGAAATGTACGACTCCTTCATCAATGTATTCGAAGGGGGATCCCTCTTATATTGCAACATGTCTTTTGAGGCACTTTTGAATGTGAGGAAGCGGCTTGAAGAATTGGGATTCCCTTGCAAAGCTGTAAATGATGGTCTTTGGCTGCAG ATGCTTTTTAGTCACCGAGTTCAAGAAATTGGTGCTGATACTTGCAAAAGTTGCTGCTTTGTGAGTATGGCATGCGTCTGCAGACAACCATTTGGATTCAACCATGGGGTTGCAACGTCTGGCTATTACATGCAAGAGCATGATCAGAATAACTCTCCAAGCAACGTGGGAAATGTATATGTTGCTGAGTCTGCCCCTAGCGAGGGGAATGGCCTATTTAGGCCTGTACGGGTACATGTTAGGGGGCCTATTGATGGGCTTGCAGGTATTGGACGTGGAACTACTTTTGTGCCCGCAACTGCTTGGCCTCCAACACGCTTTGTCTTCTCCCGTGTGCCATTTGGCATGGGAAACAGAAATTGCCCGCAGTCTCTTGCTAATGATGATTCAGAGACTAGAAATGATCACAATGTAGACATTTCTGGTGATGgcttaacagctttggttgggTTAAGTCAAGGAGGAAGCAACTCGGCTAATATCAACGGAGAGCAAATAGAGAGAGGTTATGAGATGGATTTGCAAAACAGAATGTCTGGAAGTTCCATGACGGGGCCATCCAGTTCTAGTGGTATTCCTGTGCAGATGGTGCAGTCATCAGAGCATGCAATTGGAGCTGAGTGGGAAAATTCTAATAGCTCCTCAATATCACTGGATATGAAAACTCCCTTAACTCACTTCCCTCCTTTCCGGTTTGG GGTTCAATTTGAGGATGTTCATAGGCTAAGTGATGGACAAGTCAAACACTCCCCTGAAGTATTTTATGCTGGTTCTTTTTGGAAG GTAAGCGTTCAGGCCTTTAATGATGAAGATCCTCAAGGGCGCCGAACGCTTG GATTATTTCTTCACCGAAGGAAGGCAGAAAATACAGATTCTTTTAGAAAG TTTCAGATGTATGTTGACTCTCGTGAAAAGGTCACTGCTCGTTATCAG TTAATTTGTCCGTCGAAGAGAGAAGTTATGTTTTTCGGAAGTTTCAAGCAAGCAGGAACTCTTCTACCCAAAGCTCCCAAGGGATGGGGCTGGAGAACAGCGCTGCTGTTCGACGAGCTGTCTGATCTTCTCCAAAATGGGGTCCTAAGAATAGCTGCTGTTGTGCAGCTTGTGTGA
- the LOC115723457 gene encoding pentatricopeptide repeat-containing protein At3g06920, which yields MVSAGCAYMKTLLRNYGIAHRFDFKFGKIYNFSHKCSFSSNGNFSESEGKVISFVDGGSIPESPLNAECTRQVVDETCHILESSPWGPSIENSLLARFGKPQPESVIRVLRRLKDVNLAVNYFRWSERQIDQAHCPEAYNSLITVMARSRNFIWLDQILEEMSVAGIGPSNYTTVELVVSCIKSQKLREAFDLIQTMRRFKFRPAFSAYTNLIGALSTVHEADLMLTLFHQMQELGYEVSVHLFTTVIRVFAKEGRVDAALSLLDEMKSNSLNADIVLYNVCIDCFGKVGKVDMAWKFFHEMKANGLRPDDVTYTSMIGVLCKADKLEEAVQLFEQMDLNRTVPCAYAYNTMIMGYSSAGKFDQAYSLLERQKTKGCIPSVIAYNCILTCLGRKGKVDEALRIFEEMKKDAVPNLPTYNILIDLLCREGKLEAALKVQDAMKEAGLYPNVMTINIMIDRLCKAQKLDAACSIFEEMDYKVCTPNEFTFCSLIDGLGKQGRVDDAYKLYEKMLDTDKIPTAIIYTSLIRNFFRCGRKEDGHKIYKEMVQRGCPPDLMLLNTYMDCIFKAGETEKGRALFKEIKAQGFNPDVRSFSILIHGLIKAGFAHETYELFYAMKEQGCVLDTRAYNTVIDGFCKSGKVNKAYQLLEEMKTKGHHPTVVTYGSVVDGLAKIDRLDEAYMLFEEAKSKGIELNLVIYSSLIDGFGKVGRVDEAYLIMEELMQKGLTPNVYTWNCLLDALVKAEEIDEALVCFQSMKDLNCAPNQITYSILINGFCRVRKFTKAFVYWQEMQKLGLKPNTITYTTMISGLAKAGNIAEANRLFERLKASGGMPDSASYNAMIEGLSSANQAMDAYMLFEETRLKGFKIHSKTCVVLLDSLHKAECLEQAAIVGAVLKETAKSQHASRTW from the exons ATGGTATCAGCTGGATGTGCATACATGAAAACACTCCTAAGAAATTATG GAATAGCACATCGTTTCGATTTCAAGTTTGGTAAGATTTACAATTTTTCACATAAGTGCTCATTTTCATCAAATGGGAATTTTTCGGAGTCGGAGGGGAAAGTTATTTCCTTTGTGGATGGTGGTAGTATCCCTGAAAGCCCATTGAATGCTGAGTGTACAAGACAGGTAGTTGATGAAACATGCCATATATTGGAGAGCAGTCCTTGGGGACCTTCCATTGAGAATTCTCTGTTGGCacgttttgggaaacctcaaccAGAATCAGTCATTCGAGTGTTGAGGAGGCTGAAGGATGTTAATCTAGCTGTAAATTATTTTCGGTGGTCTGAGAGACAAATTGACCAGGCACATTGTCCAGAAGCATATAATTCACTAATTACGGTCATGGCTAGGAGTAGAAATTTCATTTGGTTAGATCAAATTTTGGAAGAAATGAGTGTAGCAGGAATTGGTCCATCTAATTATACTACTGTTGAGTTAGTTGTGAGCTGTATCAAGTCACAGAAACTAAGAGAAGCTTTTGATCTAATTCAAACCATGAGGAGGTTTAAATTCCGCCCAGCATTCTCGGCTTACACTAATCTTATTGGAGCACTATCTACAGTTCATGAAGCTGATCTCATGCTCACTCTCTTTCATCAAATGCAGGAGCTAGGTTATGAAGTAAGTGTGCACTTATTTACAACTGTCATTCGTGTGTTTGCTAAGGAGGGAAGAGTTGATGCTGCACTCTCTTTGTTGGATGAGATGAAGAGCAACTCGCTTAATGCTGATATTGTTCTTTATAATGTATGTATAGATTGTTTTGGTAAAGTTGGTAAAGTGGATATGGCCTGGAAATTTTTTCATGAAATGAAAGCGAATGGTTTGAGGCCTGATGATGTTACTTATACTAGCATGATAGGAGTTCTTTGCAAGGCTGACAAATTGGAAGAAGCAGTTCAGTTATTTGAACAGATGGATCTTAATAGGACAGTACCATGCGCATATGCTTATAACACCATGATTATGGGCTATAGTTCAGCAGGAAAATTTGATCAAGCATACAGCCTACTTGAGAGGCAAAAAACAAAGGGATGCATTCCAAGTGTGATTGCATATAATTGTATTCTTACATGTCTTGGGAGAAAAGGGAAAGTGGATGAAGCGTTGAGGATTTTTGAGGAAATGAAGAAAGATGCAGTACCCAATCTTCCAACATATAATATTCTGATAGACTTGCTTTGCAGGGAAGGAAAGCTTGAGGCTGCTTTGAAGGTTCAGGATGCCATGAAAGAAGCTGGCCTGTATCCTAATGTTATGACTATAAACATAATGATTGATCGACTTTGCAAAGCTCAAAAACTCGATGCAGCTTGTTCTATATTTGAAGAAATGGATTACAAAGTTTGCACCCCAAATGAGTTTACATTTTGCTCTCTTATAGATGGCCTGGGCAAACAAGGAAGAGTAGATGATGCCTATAAGCTTTATGAAAAGATGTTGGATACTGATAAGATTCCAACTGCTATTATTTATACATCTCTCATTAGGAATTTTTTTCGGTGTGGCAGGAAGGAGGATGGTCACAAGATATACAAAGAAATGGTGCAGCGGGGCTGTCCTCCTGATTTGATGCTTCTTAATACCTATATGGATTGCATTTTCAAAGCTGGTGAAACTGAGAAAGGTAGAGCTTTGTTTAAGGAGATTAAAGCTCAAGGATTCAATCCCGATGTGCGGAGCTTCTCAATCCTAATCCATGGTCTTATAAAGGCTGGATTTGCACATGAAACTTATGAGCTGTTTTATGCAATGAAGGAGCAAGGCTGTGTTTTGGACACCCGAGCATACAACACTGTTATTGATGGATTCTGCAAATCAGGAAAGGTAAACAAAGCGTACCAGTTGCTGGAGGAAATGAAGACGAAGGGTCACCATCCCACTGTTGTTACCTATGGCTCGGTCGTTGATGGTCTTGCCAAGATTGATAGGCTTGATGAAGCTTATATGCTTTTTGAAGAAGCTAAATCAAAGGGTATAGAGTTgaatttagttatctacagtAGTCTTATCGACGGATTTGGTAAGGTGGGTAGAGTTGATGAAGCCTATCTTATAATGGAAGAATTAATGCAGAAAGGATTGACTCCCAATGTTTACACATGGAATTGCTTGCTTGATGCCCTCGTGAAAGCCGAAGAAATTGATGAAGCCCTTGTTTGCTTTCAGTCCATGAAAGACTTGAACTGTGCTCCCAACCAAATAACTTATAGCATTCTCATAAATGGATTTTGCAGAGTTAGAAAATTTACCAAGGCTTTTGTGTATTGGCAAGAGATGCAAAAACTTGGGTTGAAGCCCAACACAATCACCTACACCACCATGATCTCTGGACTTGCAAAGGCCGGGAACATAGCAGAAGCTAACAGACTGTTTGAAAGGTTAAAAGCTAGTGGTGGAATGCCTGATTCTGCTAGCTATAATGCTATGATAGAAGGGCTAAGCAGTGCAAATCAAGCAATGGATGCATATATGCTATTCGAAGAAACTCGGTTGAAAGGTTTTAAAATCCATAGCAAGACTTGTGTTGTCCTCTTAGATTCATTGCACAAGGCTGAATGTCTCGAGCAGGCGGCGATTGTGGGTGCTGTCTTGAAGGAAACCGCAAAGTCTCAGCATGCTTCAAGGACATGGTAA